Proteins found in one Limnohabitans sp. TEGF004 genomic segment:
- a CDS encoding long-chain-fatty-acid--CoA ligase — translation MNSTMKPWLSAYPEGVPAEIDTTAYSSLVDLMQESFRLYGDRTAFSFLGKGLTYKELDRLSQVFAAYLQSLGLVFGDRVAIMLPNVLQYPIAVAAVLRAGFVVVNINPLYTARELEAQLKDSDAKAIVVLENFGATLQECLARTPVKHVVLCAMGDRLGLLKGMVVNHVVRKVKKMVPAFELPTAVRFNDALAVGEGCTLTSPEIHGDDLAVLQYTGGTTGVAKGAELLHRNVMANMLQASAWFQPALKRIPSHEIPTFICPLPLYHIFAFTLNIMACMRMGGCSVLIPNPRDLPAVFKEISKHRFHVFPAVNTLFNALANHPDFNKVDWSHLVVSVGGGMAVQGPVAKLWLEKTGCPICEAYGLSETSPAASGNPVTNKAFNGSIGVPMPSTDMKIIDDEGNEAPIGTPGEIAIRGPQVMAGYWQRPDETARVMTADGFFKSGDVGVMDERGFFRIVDRKKDMILVSGFNVYPNEVEEVVAGLSGVMECAVIGIPDERSGEAVKLVVVKKDPALTETQVLEHCRHNLTGYKMPRVVEFRTELPKTPVGKVLRRELRDKNPA, via the coding sequence ATGAACTCCACAATGAAACCTTGGCTAAGCGCCTACCCAGAGGGCGTGCCTGCAGAAATTGACACCACCGCGTACAGCTCGTTGGTGGACTTGATGCAAGAAAGCTTTCGCCTATACGGCGATCGCACCGCTTTCAGTTTCTTGGGTAAGGGGCTGACCTACAAAGAACTTGACCGTTTGAGCCAAGTGTTTGCCGCCTATTTGCAAAGTCTAGGTCTGGTATTTGGTGACCGTGTGGCCATCATGTTGCCCAATGTGCTGCAGTACCCCATTGCTGTAGCGGCCGTGTTGCGTGCGGGTTTTGTGGTGGTCAACATCAACCCGCTTTACACGGCTCGTGAGTTAGAGGCTCAGCTCAAAGACTCAGATGCCAAAGCCATCGTGGTCCTCGAGAACTTCGGCGCGACTTTGCAAGAGTGCCTGGCCCGTACCCCTGTGAAGCATGTGGTGTTGTGCGCGATGGGCGATCGCCTAGGTTTGCTCAAAGGCATGGTGGTCAACCATGTGGTGCGCAAAGTTAAAAAAATGGTGCCTGCATTTGAGTTGCCCACCGCCGTTCGATTCAATGATGCGTTGGCGGTCGGCGAGGGTTGCACGTTGACGTCCCCTGAGATCCATGGCGATGACTTGGCGGTGTTGCAATACACCGGCGGCACCACCGGCGTAGCGAAAGGTGCGGAGCTATTGCATCGCAATGTAATGGCCAATATGTTGCAAGCGTCGGCGTGGTTTCAGCCTGCACTCAAACGGATTCCGTCTCACGAGATTCCGACCTTTATTTGCCCGCTGCCGCTGTATCACATCTTCGCGTTCACGCTCAACATCATGGCGTGTATGCGCATGGGCGGGTGCTCGGTGCTCATCCCCAACCCGCGTGATTTGCCCGCGGTGTTCAAAGAGATCAGCAAGCATCGCTTCCATGTCTTCCCTGCGGTGAATACTTTGTTCAACGCCTTGGCCAACCACCCCGATTTCAACAAAGTGGATTGGTCGCATTTGGTGGTGTCCGTTGGCGGCGGCATGGCCGTGCAAGGTCCGGTTGCCAAGTTGTGGCTTGAGAAAACAGGTTGTCCTATTTGCGAAGCCTATGGTTTGTCTGAAACCAGCCCTGCCGCGAGTGGTAACCCCGTGACCAACAAAGCCTTCAATGGCTCGATTGGTGTGCCGATGCCCAGCACCGACATGAAGATCATCGACGATGAGGGCAACGAAGCACCGATTGGAACGCCCGGTGAGATTGCCATTCGTGGGCCGCAAGTGATGGCCGGTTATTGGCAGCGTCCCGACGAAACCGCCCGTGTGATGACCGCCGATGGTTTCTTCAAATCGGGCGATGTGGGGGTGATGGACGAACGCGGGTTCTTCCGCATCGTGGACCGCAAGAAAGACATGATCTTGGTGAGTGGTTTCAACGTCTATCCCAATGAGGTGGAAGAGGTGGTAGCCGGTTTGTCTGGTGTCATGGAGTGTGCAGTGATTGGCATTCCCGACGAACGTTCAGGCGAAGCAGTCAAGCTGGTGGTGGTCAAGAAAGACCCCGCATTGACCGAAACGCAAGTGTTGGAACATTGCCGTCACAACCTCACTGGCTACAAGATGCCTCGCGTGGTGGAGTTCCGTACCGAGTTGCCTAAAACGCCTGTTGGCAAAGTGCTGCGCCGCGAACTGCGCGACAAAAACCCAGCATGA
- the hprK gene encoding HPr(Ser) kinase/phosphatase produces the protein MRPSVISADVLFEAFRGRLRWEWIAGLGASERHFDEVAVRSARSGADLVGYLNYIHPYRVQVMGEREANYVSKATPEDCARRIARIVTLEPPMLVLADGQQPSEALVSMCERAQIPLFATHESAAFVIDLLRAYLSKHFADRTTMHGVFMDILGLGVMITGESGLGKSELGLELISRGNGLVADDAVDLYRINQTTIEGRCPELLQNLLEVRGIGLLDIRAIFGETAVRRKMRLKLIVHLVRKETLERDYERLPHEPLTQDVLGVPVRKVVIQVVAGRNIAVLVEAAVRNSILQLRGVDTYQEFIARHQRAMSQG, from the coding sequence GTGAGGCCTTCCGTCATCAGCGCGGATGTGCTGTTCGAAGCCTTTCGCGGCCGACTGCGCTGGGAATGGATTGCTGGCTTAGGCGCCTCCGAGCGTCATTTTGACGAAGTTGCCGTGCGCAGCGCCCGCTCAGGTGCAGACTTGGTGGGCTACCTCAACTACATCCATCCCTACCGCGTGCAAGTGATGGGCGAGCGCGAAGCCAATTACGTGAGCAAGGCTACGCCCGAAGATTGCGCGCGTCGCATTGCACGCATCGTCACCTTGGAACCCCCTATGTTGGTGTTGGCCGATGGCCAGCAACCTTCCGAGGCGTTGGTGTCCATGTGTGAGCGGGCGCAGATCCCCTTGTTTGCGACGCACGAATCTGCCGCGTTTGTCATTGACTTGCTGCGCGCTTATTTGTCCAAGCACTTCGCCGATCGCACCACCATGCACGGCGTGTTCATGGACATTTTGGGCTTGGGTGTGATGATCACCGGCGAGTCTGGCTTAGGCAAAAGCGAGCTGGGCTTAGAGTTGATTTCACGTGGCAACGGCTTGGTGGCCGACGATGCGGTCGATTTGTACCGCATCAACCAAACCACCATCGAAGGCCGCTGCCCCGAGTTGCTGCAAAACTTGCTGGAAGTGCGCGGCATTGGTTTGCTCGACATCCGTGCCATCTTTGGCGAAACCGCTGTACGCCGCAAGATGCGCCTGAAACTCATCGTGCATTTGGTACGCAAAGAAACCCTAGAGCGCGACTACGAGCGCTTACCCCACGAGCCCCTCACCCAAGACGTACTGGGCGTGCCCGTGCGCAAGGTGGTGATTCAAGTGGTGGCGGGCCGAAACATCGCGGTGTTGGTGGAAGCGGCAGTGCGCAACTCAATTTTGCAGTTGCGTGGTGTCGACACTTACCAAGAATTCATTGCGCGCCATCAGCGCGCCATGTCGCAAGGCTAA
- the mnmA gene encoding tRNA 2-thiouridine(34) synthase MnmA: MANNKRVVVGLSGGVDSAVSAYLLKQQGYDVVGIFMKNWEDDDDSEYCSSNIDFVDAAAVADVIGIEIEHVNFAAEYKDRVFAEFLREYQGGRTPNPDILCNAEIKFKAFLDHAIRLGAEKIATGHYCRVREVGGEFQLLKGLDPSKDQSYFLHRLNQAQLSKTLFPVGELHKTEVRRIADDIGLPNAKKKDSTGICFIGERPFREFLNRYIANEPGPIKDERGRKIGTHVGLSFYTLGQRQGLGIGGLKEKGAQRGGGEHQPWFVARKDMATNTLYVVQGHDHPWLLYGSLHADDLSWCAPHQPAPGRYAAKTRYRQADAPCELSYNDEGELVLAFDDPQWAVTPGQSAVLYDGEVCMGGGVIASAAALNATPA; this comes from the coding sequence ATGGCAAATAACAAACGTGTGGTGGTGGGCTTAAGCGGTGGGGTTGACTCCGCCGTCAGCGCCTACCTATTGAAGCAGCAAGGCTACGACGTCGTCGGCATCTTTATGAAAAACTGGGAAGACGATGACGACAGCGAATACTGCTCGTCCAACATCGACTTCGTAGACGCTGCCGCCGTGGCTGATGTGATTGGCATTGAGATTGAACACGTCAACTTTGCCGCCGAATACAAAGACCGCGTGTTCGCTGAATTTCTGCGCGAATACCAAGGCGGCCGTACGCCCAACCCCGATATTTTGTGCAACGCTGAAATCAAGTTCAAAGCGTTCTTAGACCACGCCATACGCCTAGGCGCTGAAAAAATTGCCACCGGCCACTATTGCCGTGTGCGCGAAGTGGGTGGCGAATTTCAACTGCTCAAAGGCTTGGACCCGAGCAAAGACCAAAGCTACTTTTTGCACCGCTTGAACCAAGCGCAATTGTCCAAAACCTTGTTCCCCGTGGGTGAACTGCACAAAACCGAAGTGCGCCGCATTGCAGATGACATTGGCTTGCCCAACGCCAAGAAAAAAGACTCGACTGGCATTTGCTTTATTGGGGAGCGCCCTTTCCGTGAGTTCTTGAACCGCTACATCGCCAATGAACCTGGCCCTATCAAAGACGAACGCGGCCGCAAAATTGGCACGCATGTGGGCTTGAGTTTTTACACGCTTGGCCAACGCCAAGGCTTAGGCATTGGCGGCCTGAAGGAAAAGGGTGCGCAGCGCGGCGGCGGTGAACACCAACCGTGGTTTGTGGCCCGCAAAGACATGGCGACCAACACCTTGTATGTGGTGCAAGGCCACGACCACCCTTGGTTGCTTTACGGCTCGCTGCATGCCGACGACCTGAGCTGGTGCGCCCCGCATCAGCCAGCGCCCGGCCGCTACGCCGCCAAAACCCGCTACCGCCAAGCCGATGCACCGTGCGAGCTGAGCTACAACGACGAAGGCGAGCTCGTGCTCGCCTTTGATGATCCTCAGTGGGCCGTCACACCTGGCCAATCGGCTGTGTTGTATGACGGTGAGGTGTGTATGGGCGGCGGGGTCATTGCCAGCGCTGCAGCGCTGAACGCAACCCCTGCCTGA
- a CDS encoding NAD(P) transhydrogenase subunit alpha yields the protein MDAVSPTLVNLIIFVLAIYVGYHVVWTVTPALHTPLMAVTNAISAIVIVGAMLAAAMTETTLGKTMGVLAVALAAVNVFGGFMVTRRMLEMFRKKDKPAKAAAGDKA from the coding sequence ATGGATGCAGTTTCCCCCACCCTCGTCAACCTGATTATTTTTGTGCTCGCCATTTACGTGGGCTATCACGTGGTGTGGACGGTGACGCCTGCGCTGCACACGCCGTTGATGGCTGTGACCAACGCCATCTCTGCCATCGTCATCGTGGGTGCCATGCTCGCAGCTGCGATGACCGAAACCACGTTGGGCAAAACCATGGGCGTGCTCGCAGTGGCCTTGGCTGCGGTCAACGTGTTTGGCGGCTTCATGGTCACGCGCCGCATGTTGGAAATGTTCAGAAAAAAAGACAAGCCTGCTAAAGCAGCAGCAGGAGACAAAGCATGA
- the ssb gene encoding single-stranded DNA-binding protein: MASVNKVILVGNCGRDPEVRYLPSGQAVANVSVATSSRRKDKNSGEMIEDTQWHRVTFYDRLAEIAGEYVKKGRPIYVEGRLKYGVYTDKTTGVEKNTVDIIATELQLLGGREGMGGPSGGGEEGGGGYSRPAAAPRATAPAAQRPAAPAPAKGGFDDMDDDIPF; encoded by the coding sequence ATGGCATCCGTTAACAAAGTCATCCTCGTCGGCAACTGCGGCCGCGACCCCGAAGTGCGCTACCTGCCCAGCGGCCAAGCCGTGGCCAACGTGAGCGTGGCGACATCGAGCCGCCGCAAAGACAAAAACAGCGGCGAGATGATTGAAGACACCCAGTGGCACCGCGTCACGTTTTATGACCGTTTGGCTGAAATCGCTGGCGAATACGTCAAAAAAGGCCGTCCTATCTACGTGGAAGGCCGCTTGAAATACGGCGTGTACACCGACAAAACCACAGGCGTGGAAAAAAACACCGTGGACATCATTGCGACTGAGTTGCAACTCTTGGGCGGCCGTGAAGGCATGGGCGGCCCCAGCGGTGGTGGCGAAGAAGGCGGCGGTGGCTACAGCCGCCCAGCGGCAGCGCCTCGCGCTACAGCGCCTGCTGCGCAACGCCCAGCGGCCCCTGCGCCTGCTAAGGGTGGGTTTGACGACATGGACGACGACATTCCGTTCTGA
- a CDS encoding Re/Si-specific NAD(P)(+) transhydrogenase subunit alpha produces the protein MLIGVPVELAAGEARVAVTPETAKKLIAQGHAVRVQSGAGVAASVPDEAYAAVGAELVNASTAWGSDLVLKVRAPEAAEASSIKAGSTVVGMLEPFNAEGLQRLATAGATGFALEAAPRTTRAQSMDVLSSQANIAGYKAVMLAADKYQRFFPMLMTAAGTVKAARVVILGVGVAGLQAIATAKRLGAVIEATDVRPSVKEQVESLGAKFIDVPFESQDEKDAAEGVGGYARPMPQSWLDRQKVEVAKRVALADIVITTALIPGRAAPVLVTEDMVKAMKPGAVIIDIAAGKGADGVGGNCPLTEAGKTVMKHGVTIVGETNLPALVAADASALYARNVLDFLKLVINKEGALHIDLEDDIVAACLVTRDGAVVKK, from the coding sequence ATGTTGATTGGCGTACCCGTTGAGCTTGCCGCCGGAGAAGCCCGTGTGGCGGTGACGCCAGAGACGGCTAAAAAATTGATTGCCCAAGGGCACGCCGTGCGTGTGCAGTCAGGCGCGGGTGTTGCCGCCAGCGTGCCAGACGAGGCCTACGCAGCGGTGGGGGCTGAGTTAGTCAATGCCTCCACGGCATGGGGCTCAGATTTGGTGCTCAAGGTGCGAGCGCCAGAAGCGGCCGAGGCCTCGAGCATCAAAGCAGGCAGTACGGTGGTAGGCATGTTGGAGCCCTTCAATGCAGAAGGTTTGCAACGCTTAGCCACTGCGGGCGCCACAGGTTTTGCGCTTGAAGCTGCACCTCGCACCACACGTGCACAAAGCATGGACGTGCTCTCTAGTCAAGCCAACATCGCGGGCTACAAAGCCGTCATGCTGGCGGCAGACAAATACCAACGTTTCTTCCCCATGTTGATGACAGCGGCGGGCACGGTCAAGGCCGCACGCGTGGTCATCCTCGGTGTGGGCGTGGCGGGCTTGCAAGCCATTGCCACCGCCAAACGTTTGGGCGCGGTGATTGAAGCCACCGATGTGCGCCCCAGCGTGAAAGAGCAAGTGGAGTCACTCGGTGCGAAGTTCATCGACGTGCCGTTTGAAAGCCAAGACGAAAAAGATGCCGCCGAAGGCGTGGGCGGTTATGCCCGTCCTATGCCACAAAGCTGGCTCGACCGACAAAAGGTGGAAGTGGCCAAGCGCGTGGCGTTGGCCGACATCGTTATCACCACGGCTTTGATTCCGGGGCGTGCCGCGCCAGTGCTGGTCACCGAAGACATGGTCAAAGCCATGAAGCCAGGCGCAGTCATCATTGACATCGCCGCAGGCAAAGGCGCCGATGGCGTGGGCGGCAATTGCCCACTCACCGAAGCAGGTAAGACCGTCATGAAGCATGGCGTGACGATTGTGGGTGAGACCAATTTGCCCGCCTTGGTCGCAGCAGATGCGAGTGCGCTGTATGCCCGCAACGTGCTCGACTTCCTAAAACTCGTCATCAACAAAGAAGGCGCGTTGCACATCGACCTAGAAGATGACATCGTGGCCGCCTGTCTTGTCACCCGCGATGGCGCGGTGGTGAAGAAATAA
- a CDS encoding NUDIX hydrolase has translation MNKRWKPSVTVAAIIEREGRYLLIEEHTPEGLRLNNPAGHLDPGESPEDGCAREALEETTYTFKPTDMVGIYISRLLRPAREGRAAEDVTYFRLAFCGELGEQVPGAKLDKGIVRTLWMTPDEIRANVHRLRSPLVLRCMEDHLAGQRFPMDLIYTDPSVLQPAKR, from the coding sequence ATGAATAAACGTTGGAAGCCCAGTGTCACCGTCGCCGCCATCATTGAGCGCGAGGGTCGTTACCTCCTCATCGAAGAACACACACCCGAAGGTTTACGCCTCAACAACCCCGCAGGTCACCTCGATCCGGGCGAGTCGCCTGAAGACGGCTGCGCACGTGAAGCGCTGGAAGAAACCACCTACACCTTCAAACCCACAGACATGGTGGGCATCTACATCTCGCGGCTGTTACGTCCAGCCCGAGAAGGCCGTGCCGCCGAAGATGTGACCTACTTTCGCCTCGCGTTTTGCGGCGAACTGGGAGAACAAGTGCCGGGCGCCAAGCTGGACAAAGGCATCGTGCGCACGCTATGGATGACGCCAGATGAAATTCGCGCCAATGTGCACCGCCTGCGCAGCCCGCTGGTGTTGCGCTGCATGGAAGATCACTTGGCCGGTCAACGCTTTCCGATGGATTTGATTTACACCGACCCCAGCGTGTTGCAGCCTGCAAAGAGATAA
- the corA gene encoding magnesium/cobalt transporter CorA yields MLNIFTLANGRLFQEEIESLEELSKFQPIWVDLEAPTLEEKRWIKQYYELSIPEDAMDEDIEESARFYEEDNGELHIRSDFLIADEDEPRTVRVAFILNQNNASLRSRGVLFSIHDEDVPVFRLLRMRARRAPGLIEDDKDVLLKLFDADAEYSADTLEGIYDQLEKAGKLVLSEDVTDELAGDVLGAIARQEDLNGRIRRNVMDTRRAVSFMMRSRMLNADQFEEARQILRDIESLDNHTAFLFDKINFLMDATVGFININQNKIIKIFSVASVALLPPTLIASIYGMNFQFMPELDKTWGYPYALALMIASALVPMWYFRKRGWLK; encoded by the coding sequence ATGCTCAACATCTTCACGCTGGCCAACGGTCGTCTCTTCCAAGAAGAGATCGAATCGCTGGAAGAACTCTCCAAATTCCAACCCATCTGGGTTGACCTCGAAGCGCCCACGCTTGAGGAAAAACGCTGGATCAAGCAGTACTACGAACTGTCCATTCCCGAAGATGCAATGGACGAGGACATCGAGGAATCTGCCCGGTTCTACGAAGAAGACAACGGCGAACTTCACATCCGCAGCGACTTTTTGATTGCAGACGAAGACGAACCCCGCACCGTGCGCGTGGCATTCATCTTGAACCAAAACAACGCCTCGCTGCGCAGCCGTGGCGTGTTGTTCTCGATTCACGATGAAGACGTGCCCGTGTTCCGCCTGCTGCGCATGCGCGCCCGCCGGGCACCTGGTTTGATTGAGGACGACAAAGACGTTTTGCTCAAACTGTTTGACGCCGACGCCGAATACTCAGCCGACACCCTCGAAGGCATTTACGACCAGCTCGAGAAAGCGGGCAAGCTGGTGCTGTCCGAAGATGTGACCGACGAATTGGCCGGTGACGTGCTGGGCGCCATCGCCCGTCAGGAAGACTTGAACGGTCGCATTCGCCGCAACGTGATGGACACCCGCCGCGCCGTGAGCTTCATGATGCGCTCGCGCATGCTCAACGCTGACCAGTTTGAAGAAGCCCGTCAAATCTTGCGTGACATTGAATCACTCGATAACCACACAGCTTTCTTGTTCGACAAGATCAACTTCTTGATGGACGCGACCGTAGGTTTCATCAACATCAACCAGAACAAGATCATCAAGATCTTCTCGGTGGCCAGCGTGGCCTTGCTGCCGCCCACCTTGATTGCCAGCATCTACGGCATGAACTTCCAATTCATGCCCGAGCTCGACAAGACCTGGGGCTACCCCTACGCCCTAGCCTTGATGATTGCCAGCGCCTTGGTGCCCATGTGGTACTTCCGCAAACGCGGTTGGCTCAAATAG
- a CDS encoding 5'-methylthioadenosine/adenosylhomocysteine nucleosidase: MSRIALVSAMHEELAAVLARMPDEQKTVVAGREFWVGHWHGHEVVAVLSRIGKVAAATTATTLIERFGVSRMVFTGVAGGLAPQVNVGDVVVARAFIQHDMDASPLFPRHEVPLTGMTRFLADPMLSDALATAAPLALQDMLKTLPTSQWLNLDLPNAQVHQGLIASGDRFVSKTSESQALQRELPDALAVEMECAAMAQVCHDYGVPLAAVRTISDRADDAAHVDFPRFIQSIASRYSVAVLDRLLSSLAV, translated from the coding sequence ATGAGTCGCATCGCGCTGGTCAGCGCCATGCACGAAGAGCTGGCCGCTGTGCTGGCTCGCATGCCCGACGAGCAAAAAACGGTTGTTGCTGGTCGTGAGTTTTGGGTGGGGCATTGGCATGGCCACGAGGTGGTGGCCGTGCTCTCTCGCATCGGCAAGGTGGCCGCAGCCACCACCGCTACAACCCTGATTGAACGTTTCGGCGTGAGCCGCATGGTCTTTACCGGCGTGGCGGGTGGCTTAGCGCCACAGGTTAATGTCGGCGATGTGGTGGTGGCGCGTGCGTTCATTCAGCATGACATGGATGCATCGCCTTTGTTCCCGCGCCACGAAGTACCGTTGACGGGCATGACGCGTTTTTTGGCTGACCCCATGTTGAGCGATGCTTTGGCTACCGCGGCGCCTTTGGCCCTGCAAGACATGCTGAAGACATTGCCTACATCCCAGTGGCTCAACTTAGATTTACCCAACGCCCAAGTGCACCAAGGCTTGATTGCCAGTGGCGACCGCTTTGTGTCGAAAACTAGTGAAAGCCAAGCCTTACAGCGTGAGCTCCCCGATGCATTGGCGGTGGAGATGGAGTGCGCTGCCATGGCGCAGGTCTGCCACGACTACGGTGTGCCCTTGGCGGCGGTACGCACCATTTCAGACCGCGCCGATGATGCGGCGCATGTCGACTTTCCGCGTTTCATTCAAAGCATCGCCAGTCGCTACAGCGTGGCGGTGCTGGATCGCTTGCTGTCTTCGCTTGCGGTTTGA
- a CDS encoding NAD(P)(+) transhydrogenase (Re/Si-specific) subunit beta produces MNMDFVSMNLVTLMYLVASVCFIQALKGLSHPTTSIRGNVFGMTGMTIAVLTTAALIVKLSGSSMGMGWVLAGLVVGGGAGTIMAQRVEMTKMPELVAFMHSMIGLAAVFIGVAAVAEPWAFGITAAPQEVVTKVQTASGMVITEMMQRFPIPAGNRLELFLGAAIGAITFSGSVIAFGKLSGKYKFRLFQGTPVSFTGQHMLNLVLGLVTVGLGLMFVATESWTAFFAMLALSFVMGVLIIIPIGGADMPVVVSMLNSYSGWAAAGIGFSLNNSMLIIAGSLVGSSGAILSYIMCKAMNRSFFSVILGGFGAEAVTAVAGAQEQRPVKSGSADDAAYILANAESVVIVPGYGLAVARAQHAVNELAEKLMHKGISVKYAIHPVAGRMPGHMNVLLAEAEVPYDQVFEMEDINGEFGQVDVAIVLGANDVVNPAALEKGSSIYGMPILEAYKAKTVIVNKRSMASGYAGLDNELFYMDKTMMVFGDAKKVVEDMVKAIE; encoded by the coding sequence ATGAACATGGACTTTGTTTCAATGAATCTCGTCACCCTGATGTACTTGGTGGCCAGTGTGTGTTTCATTCAAGCGCTCAAAGGTTTAAGCCATCCCACCACATCGATTCGCGGCAACGTGTTTGGCATGACGGGCATGACGATTGCCGTTTTGACGACGGCTGCTTTGATTGTGAAGTTGTCGGGCTCCAGTATGGGTATGGGCTGGGTTTTGGCGGGCCTCGTGGTCGGCGGCGGCGCTGGCACGATCATGGCGCAACGCGTTGAAATGACCAAGATGCCTGAGCTGGTGGCCTTCATGCACAGCATGATTGGTTTGGCGGCGGTGTTCATAGGTGTGGCCGCCGTGGCAGAGCCTTGGGCCTTTGGCATCACGGCTGCGCCTCAAGAGGTGGTGACCAAGGTGCAAACCGCATCTGGCATGGTCATCACTGAAATGATGCAGCGCTTCCCCATCCCCGCGGGTAACCGTTTGGAGTTGTTCCTCGGTGCGGCGATTGGTGCCATCACCTTCAGTGGCTCCGTGATTGCGTTTGGCAAGCTCTCAGGTAAATACAAATTCCGTTTGTTCCAAGGCACGCCCGTGAGCTTTACGGGGCAACACATGCTCAACCTGGTGTTGGGTTTGGTTACCGTTGGATTGGGTTTGATGTTTGTCGCGACTGAGAGCTGGACTGCTTTCTTCGCCATGCTTGCGCTGTCGTTTGTGATGGGCGTGCTCATCATCATTCCGATTGGTGGTGCAGACATGCCGGTGGTGGTGTCCATGCTCAACAGCTATTCGGGCTGGGCGGCAGCGGGCATTGGCTTCTCGCTCAACAACAGCATGCTCATCATTGCGGGCTCGTTGGTGGGTAGCTCGGGCGCGATTCTGAGTTACATCATGTGTAAGGCGATGAACCGCTCGTTCTTCAGCGTCATCTTGGGTGGCTTTGGTGCAGAGGCAGTCACGGCAGTCGCCGGTGCGCAAGAACAACGTCCTGTGAAGAGTGGCAGCGCCGATGACGCAGCCTACATTTTGGCCAATGCCGAGTCCGTGGTGATCGTGCCTGGCTATGGTTTGGCGGTGGCGCGTGCGCAGCATGCGGTGAATGAGTTGGCCGAGAAGCTGATGCACAAAGGCATCAGCGTGAAGTATGCGATTCACCCTGTCGCAGGCCGTATGCCCGGCCACATGAACGTGCTGCTGGCTGAGGCCGAAGTGCCCTACGACCAAGTGTTTGAGATGGAAGACATCAACGGCGAATTTGGCCAAGTGGATGTGGCCATCGTTTTAGGTGCGAACGACGTGGTGAACCCCGCCGCGTTGGAGAAAGGCAGCTCAATTTACGGCATGCCGATTTTGGAGGCTTACAAAGCCAAGACCGTGATCGTGAACAAACGCTCCATGGCTTCGGGCTATGCGGGCTTAGACAACGAATTGTTTTATATGGACAAGACCATGATGGTGTTTGGAGATGCCAAGAAAGTGGTTGAAGATATGGTGAAAGCGATCGAATGA
- the raiA gene encoding ribosome-associated translation inhibitor RaiA, translated as MNLTISGHHLEVTPALRTYVTGKLDRITRHFDQVVDVKVLLSIENQTEKERRQKAECNIHVKGSDMFAESAHEDMYAAVDELVDKLDRQVVRHKDRLQNHHHESPKRLM; from the coding sequence ATGAACTTGACGATCAGTGGACACCATCTGGAAGTAACCCCCGCCTTGCGCACCTATGTGACAGGCAAACTAGACCGCATTACCCGACATTTTGATCAGGTGGTTGACGTGAAGGTGCTGCTCAGCATTGAAAACCAAACAGAAAAAGAACGTCGCCAAAAGGCTGAATGTAATATTCATGTCAAAGGCAGCGACATGTTTGCCGAAAGTGCGCATGAAGACATGTATGCAGCCGTGGACGAATTGGTTGATAAATTAGACCGCCAAGTGGTTCGGCACAAAGACCGCCTTCAAAATCACCACCATGAGAGCCCCAAGCGTCTGATGTGA
- a CDS encoding PTS sugar transporter subunit IIA, with protein MNRLASILPAAQVLVQVEVTSKKRAFEEAGLLFEGLHGLNRALVAESLFARERLGSTGLGHGVAIPHGRIKGLKSPMAAVFQLEKAIGFDAPDEQPVSLLIFLLVPEASTQKHLEILSEIAELLSDTGLREKIKTCGDAEELHRIISTWNAVQP; from the coding sequence ATGAACCGCCTAGCTTCCATTCTTCCTGCTGCACAAGTTCTTGTGCAAGTCGAGGTCACCAGTAAAAAGCGCGCCTTTGAAGAGGCGGGCTTGTTGTTTGAGGGCCTGCATGGCCTCAACCGCGCGTTGGTGGCTGAGAGCTTGTTTGCGCGTGAGCGTTTGGGCTCTACTGGTTTAGGACATGGTGTAGCGATTCCGCATGGCCGTATCAAAGGCTTGAAGTCGCCCATGGCGGCTGTATTCCAGCTTGAAAAAGCAATTGGCTTTGATGCGCCAGACGAGCAACCTGTGAGCTTGTTGATCTTTTTGTTGGTGCCTGAAGCATCCACACAAAAGCATTTGGAAATCTTGTCGGAGATTGCCGAGTTGCTTAGCGATACGGGCTTGCGCGAAAAAATCAAAACCTGTGGTGATGCGGAGGAACTCCACCGCATCATCTCGACCTGGAACGCGGTGCAGCCGTGA